In Actinomycetota bacterium, one DNA window encodes the following:
- a CDS encoding thioredoxin domain-containing protein, whose product MSKHKSNFLANEKSPYLVQHASNPVRWYPWGDKAFKAARKQDKPIFLSIGYSACHWCHVMEKESFEDEQVAQLLNESYISIKVDREERPDIDKTYMAVAQILSDSSGWPLTVVMTPEGKPFFAATYIPKHDRYGRVGLLKLLPQISQIWESKRDEIEKSAGKITQALQKASKYENKASLDEYIFKDALQQLENWFDKQNGGFGIHPKFPQVSNLIFLLRYGTKHQYQPAIGMVTNTLDNMRNGGIWDHVGYGFHRYSTDQQWLTPHFEKMLYDQALLSIVYLDAFLVTGNQSYALTAKDIFSFVLSDLTSDKGGFFSSIDADSQGEEGIYYLWSYQQLEKALGAELASVAAAVFNIDCKDDKGEPGILHISQGKSQLAEKLKVYPQQLEDMITDIIRKLFSARKKRPHPCIDQKILADWNGLMVAALAKGGRVLERPLYIEAAKKGADFILDHMLTEEGLYHCWHDGLSSAPSTIDDYSYLVWGLLELYQATFNLRYLKAAIQLNQKTLNLFLDSGQGGLYYTPSNTEAVIYRQKEASDVSLPSGNSVSLMNLVRLSKLTNNPKLTQLAEKILESFSYSIKQNPQYYTFMLYSYFLLHYETREVIICGQNHAPDSRELLGQLNRKYLPEVNLIFKPCSQDNAELDKLTGFTESYNCFQNQATAYVCSDFDCKFPTRNVDEMMTQILGK is encoded by the coding sequence ATGTCTAAACATAAATCTAATTTTTTAGCAAATGAAAAAAGTCCTTATTTGGTTCAACATGCCTCCAATCCCGTGCGTTGGTATCCTTGGGGGGATAAAGCTTTTAAGGCTGCCCGCAAGCAAGATAAGCCCATTTTTTTATCCATTGGCTATTCCGCCTGCCATTGGTGCCATGTAATGGAAAAAGAAAGTTTTGAAGATGAGCAGGTAGCCCAGCTGCTAAATGAAAGCTACATAAGCATAAAGGTTGACCGGGAAGAAAGGCCGGATATAGACAAAACCTATATGGCAGTGGCCCAGATTCTTTCTGACAGCTCAGGCTGGCCCCTGACTGTAGTAATGACTCCTGAAGGTAAACCTTTCTTTGCTGCTACCTATATACCCAAACATGACCGTTACGGAAGGGTAGGCCTGTTAAAATTACTGCCCCAAATCAGTCAAATTTGGGAAAGCAAAAGGGATGAAATTGAAAAATCGGCGGGCAAGATAACACAGGCCCTCCAAAAAGCCTCAAAATATGAGAATAAGGCCAGCCTGGATGAATATATTTTTAAAGATGCCTTACAACAGCTTGAAAACTGGTTTGATAAACAGAACGGAGGATTTGGCATACATCCTAAATTCCCCCAGGTTTCTAATTTAATTTTTTTGCTAAGGTATGGCACCAAACACCAGTACCAGCCTGCCATAGGCATGGTTACTAATACCCTTGATAATATGAGAAATGGGGGAATATGGGATCATGTAGGGTATGGCTTTCATCGTTACTCTACAGACCAGCAGTGGCTAACGCCCCATTTTGAAAAGATGTTATACGATCAGGCCCTGCTGTCCATTGTTTATCTGGACGCTTTTTTAGTTACAGGAAACCAATCTTACGCTCTTACTGCCAAAGATATATTCAGTTTCGTATTGAGTGATTTAACCAGCGACAAGGGCGGGTTTTTTTCATCAATTGATGCTGACAGCCAGGGGGAGGAGGGTATTTACTATCTTTGGAGCTATCAACAGCTGGAGAAGGCTTTGGGTGCTGAGTTGGCTTCAGTAGCTGCAGCAGTGTTTAATATTGATTGTAAGGATGACAAGGGCGAGCCCGGTATACTTCATATTAGCCAGGGCAAGAGTCAATTGGCTGAAAAGCTAAAGGTTTACCCTCAACAGCTGGAAGATATGATTACCGACATTATTAGAAAACTATTTTCTGCCCGGAAAAAAAGGCCTCATCCCTGCATAGACCAGAAAATATTGGCTGACTGGAATGGCCTTATGGTGGCTGCCTTGGCCAAGGGGGGCAGGGTGCTGGAAAGGCCGCTGTATATAGAAGCAGCTAAAAAGGGGGCAGATTTTATTTTGGACCATATGCTGACCGAAGAAGGTCTTTACCACTGCTGGCATGATGGCTTGTCTTCTGCTCCATCCACAATTGATGATTATTCCTATTTAGTGTGGGGACTGCTGGAGCTATATCAGGCCACTTTTAACCTCAGATACCTAAAAGCTGCTATTCAATTAAACCAAAAAACCTTAAATCTATTTTTGGATTCGGGCCAGGGCGGTTTATATTATACCCCTTCTAATACTGAGGCAGTTATTTATAGGCAAAAAGAGGCCAGCGATGTATCGCTGCCTTCTGGTAATTCGGTTAGCTTGATGAACCTGGTAAGGCTGTCTAAGTTAACTAATAATCCTAAATTAACCCAGCTGGCGGAAAAAATACTGGAGTCTTTTTCATATAGCATAAAACAAAATCCGCAATATTATACCTTCATGCTTTATTCTTATTTTCTGCTGCACTATGAAACCAGGGAAGTGATTATTTGCGGACAAAATCATGCTCCAGACAGCAGGGAACTGCTGGGACAGTTAAACCGGAAATATTTACCTGAGGTCAACCTGATATTTAAACCTTGCTCGCAGGATAATGCTGAATTGGACAAATTAACCGGTTTTACCGAGAGTTACAATTGTTTTCAAAATCAAGCTACTGCCTATGTGTGCAGTGATTTTGATTGTAAATTTCCCACTAGAAATGTAGATGAAATGATGACACAGATTCTGGGCAAATAA
- a CDS encoding SDR family NAD(P)-dependent oxidoreductase, protein MRRPYSRDLIKLSKLISLRGRKTLITGAGSGIGRAIAKRFAEAGSDLMLLDIDQPGLSQTREILNHFTCLKHLYTIDLTSKKDIDSYWESLGTELPDILINNVGIYPFKDFLEMEPDYLQQIMDINLNSAIWMCQKFIKSRMNRGGIIINTSSIEALLPFKEHLAHYSITKLGIIGLTRSLARDYGKMGFRINVVLPGAIKTKGTDNLVKYALKKFKWGWIKTGYDFQSRLALGRWGYPDEVAKVVLFLASDMASYIQGVMLPVDGGFLSS, encoded by the coding sequence ATGAGAAGGCCTTATTCCAGGGATTTAATTAAGTTAAGCAAACTGATTTCCCTCAGAGGCAGAAAAACACTAATTACGGGGGCTGGATCGGGAATCGGAAGGGCTATTGCCAAAAGATTTGCTGAAGCCGGTTCAGACCTGATGCTTTTAGATATTGATCAACCAGGCTTAAGCCAGACCAGGGAAATCTTAAATCATTTTACCTGCCTCAAACACCTTTACACCATAGATTTAACCAGCAAAAAAGATATAGACAGCTACTGGGAAAGCCTGGGCACTGAATTACCGGATATCCTAATAAATAATGTTGGGATCTACCCTTTTAAGGATTTCCTGGAGATGGAGCCGGATTACCTGCAACAGATTATGGATATAAATTTAAACTCTGCCATATGGATGTGCCAGAAATTTATAAAAAGCAGAATGAACAGGGGCGGCATAATTATAAATACCTCATCCATAGAAGCTCTCCTGCCCTTTAAAGAGCATCTGGCCCACTATAGTATAACCAAGCTGGGTATCATAGGCCTAACCAGGTCATTGGCCAGAGACTATGGGAAAATGGGATTCAGGATAAATGTTGTGCTTCCAGGGGCAATAAAAACCAAAGGTACGGATAACCTGGTAAAATATGCTTTAAAAAAATTCAAATGGGGTTGGATTAAGACCGGCTATGATTTTCAATCCAGACTGGCATTAGGCCGCTGGGGCTATCCGGATGAAGTGGCCAAGGTAGTCTTGTTTCTGGCTAGCGATATGGCCAGCTATATACAGGGAGTTATGCTGCCGGTAGATGGAGGTTTTTTATCTTCCTAA
- the phrB gene encoding deoxyribodipyrimidine photo-lyase, which produces MYPLRHRSVKEANPGSGPVAYWMSRDQRVQDNWALLFAQELALKAAKPLIVFFFLDYSFLEALPKHYCFMLEGLKQVQKNLAAKNISFHIVENPLHQVKTFLNHYNITALVTDFDPLKPKRNWLQQVSSAVKTPVFEVDAHNLVPCWLASGKQEYAAYTLRPKLNRLKDRYLNKFPPLKKQPSLFPDSYHDPGWDSIYKKLKITKNMLDKFRVSPGERKAFKTLEYFLENKLEDYSQNRNDPSLDATSDLSPYLHFGQISAQRIVQETLKFKPGISRDSFLEELIVRRELADNFCYYNPNYNRFKGFPKWSQQTLLEHQKDHRSYIYSLKQLEEAQTHDIIWNAAQTEMLLTGRMHGYLRMYWAKQILQWTPDPALALEYALYLNNHYMLDGRDPNGYTGVAWSIGGVHDRAWNQREVLGKIRYMSAGGLKRKFDIEAYLKKIQNLT; this is translated from the coding sequence ATTTACCCCTTAAGGCATAGGTCAGTCAAAGAAGCAAACCCTGGTTCCGGCCCGGTAGCCTACTGGATGAGCAGAGACCAGAGGGTGCAGGATAACTGGGCTCTCCTGTTTGCCCAGGAGTTGGCACTTAAGGCAGCAAAACCCCTGATAGTATTTTTTTTCTTGGACTATAGTTTTTTAGAAGCATTGCCAAAACATTATTGTTTTATGCTGGAAGGGCTGAAACAGGTCCAAAAGAACTTAGCGGCAAAAAATATATCTTTTCATATAGTCGAAAATCCACTGCATCAGGTAAAAACTTTTCTTAACCACTATAATATCACAGCCCTGGTAACCGATTTTGATCCTCTCAAACCTAAAAGAAATTGGCTGCAGCAAGTATCTTCAGCGGTTAAGACCCCGGTATTTGAAGTTGATGCCCACAACCTGGTACCCTGCTGGCTGGCTTCAGGCAAGCAAGAGTATGCTGCCTATACTTTAAGGCCAAAACTTAACCGGTTAAAGGACCGGTATCTAAATAAATTTCCACCCTTAAAGAAACAGCCATCCCTATTTCCAGATTCCTACCACGACCCTGGCTGGGATAGTATTTATAAAAAATTAAAAATAACTAAAAACATGCTCGACAAGTTCAGGGTAAGCCCTGGAGAAAGGAAAGCTTTTAAAACCCTGGAATATTTCCTGGAAAACAAATTAGAAGATTACAGCCAAAATAGAAATGATCCCAGCCTTGATGCTACTTCCGATCTCTCCCCTTATCTGCATTTTGGCCAAATATCTGCCCAAAGGATAGTGCAGGAAACATTAAAATTTAAACCGGGCATTTCACGTGATTCATTTTTAGAGGAACTTATAGTACGCAGGGAACTAGCTGATAATTTCTGTTATTACAACCCTAACTATAATAGGTTTAAAGGGTTTCCAAAATGGTCTCAGCAGACCTTGCTGGAACATCAGAAAGACCACCGCAGCTATATTTACAGCCTGAAACAGCTGGAGGAAGCTCAAACCCATGATATTATATGGAATGCAGCTCAGACCGAAATGCTTCTAACCGGACGCATGCATGGCTACCTCAGGATGTACTGGGCTAAACAGATACTGCAGTGGACCCCAGACCCTGCACTAGCTTTGGAATATGCCCTTTACCTAAACAACCATTATATGCTGGATGGCCGCGACCCCAATGGTTATACTGGAGTTGCTTGGAGCATAGGAGGGGTGCATGACCGGGCCTGGAACCAGAGAGAGGTCCTGGGTAAAATAAGGTATATGTCCGCAGGGGGACTAAAAAGAAAATTTGACATTGAAGCATATTTAAAAAAAATCCAAAATTTAACCTAA
- the cmk gene encoding (d)CMP kinase has protein sequence MGNNIIAIDGPAGSGKSTVAKLLAKELKLKYIDTGAMYRAATLLALNHQLDLNDADGIVKLLKKSHIDLDNSASDEYKYTTVTIDGFEVTEAIRSDQVGNAVSIVSKLSPVRSHLVKMQREMASQDPAVLEGRDIGSVVCPQALVKIFLTASLKERIRRRALQISKKNQNPDLGQIEQEIKTRDHIDSTRKDSPLKVPEDGVVIDTTGMTIREVVDQIKDIYTDRINAKN, from the coding sequence ATGGGAAATAATATCATAGCTATTGACGGGCCTGCTGGCAGTGGAAAAAGTACGGTAGCCAAGCTTTTGGCCAAGGAACTAAAATTAAAATATATAGATACAGGGGCTATGTACAGGGCAGCTACCTTGCTGGCCTTGAACCATCAACTAGATTTAAATGATGCAGACGGCATAGTGAAGCTGCTTAAAAAATCCCATATAGACCTTGATAACTCGGCCTCTGATGAATATAAATATACCACTGTAACCATCGACGGCTTCGAAGTTACAGAAGCAATAAGAAGCGACCAAGTAGGAAATGCGGTATCCATAGTATCCAAACTGTCACCAGTAAGAAGTCACCTGGTAAAGATGCAAAGGGAAATGGCTTCCCAGGATCCGGCAGTACTGGAAGGCAGGGATATAGGGAGCGTGGTCTGTCCCCAGGCTCTGGTAAAAATATTTTTAACCGCCAGCCTGAAAGAAAGAATTAGAAGAAGGGCACTGCAGATATCTAAAAAGAATCAAAACCCGGATTTAGGACAAATTGAGCAGGAAATTAAAACCAGGGACCATATTGACAGCACCCGTAAAGACAGCCCGCTTAAAGTACCGGAAGATGGAGTCGTCATAGACACCACCGGCATGACTATCAGGGAAGTAGTGGACCAAATAAAAGACATATATACAGACAGGATCAATGCTAAAAACTAA
- a CDS encoding copper-translocating P-type ATPase encodes MKENHSHHNHMVHEFKKRFLVSIIVTVPILLLSPIIQRLLRIEGRIGFPYDQYFLLALSTFIFFYGGWPFLKGLFLELRQRQPGMMTLIGLAITVAFVYSAAVVLGIEGKMFFWELATLIDIMLLGHWIEMKSVMGASRALEQLAQLMPTQAHRINSQGQVEEVSLEQIGKGDILLVRPGEKIPADGIVLDGQSTVDESMLTGESNPVKKDKQDQVIGGSINGEGSLKISIAKTGKESFLSLIIDRVKQAQQNKSRTQDLANRAAQWLTLAAIAAGTITLLIWLVAMGRDFAFSLERSVTVMVITCPHALGLAIPLVVAVSTVLSARHGFIIRDRTAFEAARKIDAVIFDKTGTLTKGKFGVTNYISLNPEYEAKQILQYAASVELESEHPIARAIAQSVDEKLEITSFKSITGKGVQAEIGSKQVKIVSSGYLRENHIKVNNEKLDQLSGEGKTIVFVLVDDKLSGAIALADIVRDESKPAIEQLKKMNIKSMMLTGDQKKVAQWVAGQLGIDEFFAEVLPEEKADKIAEVKSRGFTVAMTGDGVNDAPALAEADIGIAIGAGTDIAIETADIILVRSNPQDIVDLIGLSKATYRKMLQNLGWATGYNIFAIPLAAGILYPVGILLNPAVGAALMSLSTIIVAINARLLKYNG; translated from the coding sequence ATGAAAGAAAACCATTCACATCATAACCATATGGTACATGAGTTTAAAAAAAGGTTTTTGGTATCGATTATAGTTACGGTACCTATACTTCTATTATCCCCTATAATCCAGAGGCTACTCCGAATAGAAGGCAGAATTGGTTTTCCCTATGACCAATATTTTCTCTTGGCTTTGAGTACTTTTATCTTTTTTTATGGAGGGTGGCCCTTCCTAAAGGGTTTGTTCTTAGAATTGCGGCAGCGTCAGCCGGGCATGATGACTTTAATAGGGTTGGCTATAACTGTAGCTTTTGTTTACAGTGCAGCAGTAGTACTGGGCATAGAAGGCAAAATGTTTTTTTGGGAGTTGGCTACGCTAATAGATATTATGCTGCTGGGTCACTGGATCGAGATGAAATCGGTGATGGGAGCATCCAGGGCTTTGGAACAGCTGGCCCAGTTAATGCCTACACAAGCCCATCGCATAAATTCCCAAGGGCAGGTAGAGGAGGTAAGCCTGGAACAAATAGGCAAGGGTGATATCCTGCTGGTTAGGCCAGGGGAGAAGATACCTGCAGATGGGATTGTATTGGATGGCCAATCTACGGTTGACGAATCCATGCTTACTGGAGAATCCAATCCGGTAAAAAAGGATAAACAGGACCAGGTTATAGGAGGATCTATAAACGGTGAAGGTTCCCTTAAGATAAGTATAGCTAAAACAGGAAAGGAATCATTTTTATCACTTATTATTGATAGGGTAAAGCAGGCACAGCAAAATAAATCCAGGACACAGGATTTGGCTAACCGGGCTGCACAATGGTTAACTCTGGCTGCTATTGCTGCTGGAACCATAACCTTGTTGATTTGGCTGGTAGCTATGGGCAGAGATTTTGCTTTTTCCCTGGAAAGGTCGGTAACAGTTATGGTTATAACCTGCCCTCATGCCCTGGGTTTGGCTATTCCTCTGGTGGTAGCTGTTTCTACCGTGCTTTCCGCCCGCCATGGCTTTATTATAAGGGACCGCACTGCTTTTGAGGCAGCCAGAAAGATTGATGCTGTAATTTTTGATAAAACTGGAACCCTTACCAAAGGCAAATTTGGGGTAACTAATTATATTTCGCTAAACCCTGAATATGAGGCTAAACAGATATTACAGTATGCCGCTTCCGTGGAATTGGAATCCGAGCATCCCATTGCCCGGGCCATAGCACAATCTGTTGATGAAAAATTAGAAATTACCAGCTTTAAATCTATAACCGGTAAGGGGGTGCAGGCAGAGATTGGGTCCAAACAGGTAAAAATCGTCAGCTCCGGGTACCTGAGGGAAAACCATATTAAAGTAAACAATGAAAAGCTGGACCAGTTAAGCGGGGAAGGCAAGACTATTGTATTTGTACTGGTTGATGATAAGCTTTCAGGAGCTATAGCTTTAGCCGATATAGTCAGGGATGAATCAAAACCAGCCATAGAGCAGCTAAAAAAAATGAATATCAAATCCATGATGCTTACCGGTGACCAGAAAAAAGTAGCTCAATGGGTAGCGGGCCAGTTGGGTATTGATGAATTTTTTGCAGAAGTATTGCCTGAAGAGAAAGCAGATAAAATAGCGGAAGTTAAATCAAGGGGCTTTACCGTGGCCATGACTGGTGATGGGGTAAATGATGCCCCGGCATTGGCTGAAGCAGACATAGGCATAGCTATAGGAGCAGGCACTGACATAGCTATTGAAACCGCCGATATAATACTGGTTCGAAGTAATCCCCAGGATATTGTGGATTTAATCGGTCTATCTAAAGCCACCTACCGGAAAATGCTGCAAAATTTGGGTTGGGCAACCGGTTACAATATTTTTGCTATTCCGCTGGCTGCCGGTATCCTTTATCCCGTAGGCATATTGTTAAATCCGGCAGTAGGGGCAGCACTTATGTCCCTAAGTACCATAATTGTAGCTATAAATGCAAGATTATTAAAATATAATGGTTAA
- a CDS encoding prephenate dehydrogenase, with translation MKDIKNICVIGLGLIGGSLALSLKNLNNDFKIKGFDASLDSMNIAKYRNIIDEISSRIEDAVGDADLIIIATPISKITKVASQIKDHLKPGAIVTDVGSAKKKIVEQMEKILPEGVVFIGGHPMAGSENEGVLSATPELFRNAFYVLTPTDKTSTQPLLTLHSLFTRMGSKVITISPHEHDQIVALISHMPHVLSANLVDFIDDEQKKLKNLFKLCAGGFRDMTRIAASNPKMWVDITLENKEEIINVIDGYIKYLVNFKQSLAAKDSDYIRDHYLKAKEARMNLPKYVEKDISNLYEVRIAMTDTPGVLSDITLAISSSGINIEDISIFHSTEYTGGGILKVLVQGLDAGNIVKDAISRQGYQASVKKVIGE, from the coding sequence ATGAAAGACATAAAAAATATATGCGTAATTGGGCTGGGCCTTATCGGTGGATCACTGGCCTTGTCTTTAAAAAATTTAAATAACGATTTTAAGATAAAGGGTTTTGATGCCAGCCTGGATTCCATGAACATAGCAAAATATAGAAATATCATTGATGAAATATCCAGCCGCATCGAAGATGCAGTAGGGGATGCGGATTTGATTATAATTGCTACGCCTATTAGCAAAATTACAAAAGTGGCCAGCCAGATAAAGGACCATCTTAAGCCGGGAGCGATAGTTACCGATGTAGGCAGTGCCAAAAAAAAGATAGTGGAACAAATGGAAAAAATATTGCCGGAAGGGGTGGTATTTATAGGAGGCCACCCCATGGCAGGTTCGGAAAATGAAGGAGTTCTCAGTGCCACACCGGAACTTTTTAGAAACGCTTTCTATGTCCTGACTCCTACTGATAAAACTTCTACCCAGCCTCTTTTGACCCTGCATTCACTATTTACCCGTATGGGCTCCAAAGTAATAACTATCTCTCCCCATGAACATGACCAGATTGTAGCCCTAATCAGCCATATGCCTCATGTGCTTTCCGCAAACCTGGTGGATTTTATAGATGATGAGCAAAAAAAGCTAAAGAACTTGTTTAAATTATGTGCAGGCGGCTTTAGGGATATGACCAGGATTGCGGCTTCCAATCCCAAAATGTGGGTAGATATCACTTTGGAAAACAAGGAAGAAATAATTAATGTAATAGATGGGTACATAAAATATTTAGTAAATTTTAAGCAAAGCCTGGCTGCCAAGGATTCTGACTATATCCGAGATCATTACTTGAAAGCTAAAGAAGCCAGAATGAACCTGCCTAAATATGTGGAAAAAGATATATCTAACCTCTATGAAGTAAGAATTGCCATGACCGATACTCCTGGGGTTTTAAGTGATATTACCCTGGCTATAAGCTCCAGCGGCATCAATATTGAAGATATCTCTATATTTCATTCTACTGAATACACCGGAGGAGGTATCCTAAAAGTTCTGGTACAAGGTTTAGATGCCGGCAATATAGTTAAAGATGCTATATCCCGTCAAGGTTACCAGGCCAGCGTTAAGAAAGTAATTGGGGAATAG
- the aroA gene encoding 3-phosphoshikimate 1-carboxyvinyltransferase has product MEIKRAQKIEGTIDIPGDKSISHRGAILAAITSQTVRIDNFLFSQDCMHTLEVLKKLGVKINIENQSVIVHGKGLQGLSEPHDILYVGNSGTTIRLLSGLLAGVPFMSVLSGDHSINRRPMDRIIIPLKQMGTCIYGRADNHFAPLVIMGKDRLAGGHLNIPVASAQVKSCLLLAALSAEGDTRISQPAVSRDHTERMLEYFGADIQYDGQQSELNPRKKILGRDLFIPADISSAAYFIVACLILKDSHILLKNIGINETRSYILNILSSMGADIRVKNKRMVNNEPLADLEVFSSPLKAVEIPPGQIPNIIDEIPVLCAAAAKAEGKTIIKGAGELRHKESDRIAALYSQFLKLGINIAPQPDGLIIEGNPGLQPKSAQLSSFGDHRIAMAQSVLALLASGPVTINDADCVSTSFPNFFEILNKHTR; this is encoded by the coding sequence ATGGAAATTAAAAGGGCCCAGAAAATTGAAGGTACCATAGATATACCTGGAGATAAGTCTATATCCCACAGAGGCGCTATCCTGGCAGCCATCACCAGCCAAACTGTTCGAATTGATAATTTTTTATTCAGCCAGGACTGCATGCATACCCTGGAGGTTCTAAAAAAACTGGGGGTAAAAATTAATATTGAGAACCAGTCAGTTATAGTGCACGGTAAAGGCCTGCAGGGTTTGTCTGAGCCCCATGATATATTGTATGTGGGTAATTCCGGCACCACCATAAGACTTCTTAGCGGTTTGTTGGCCGGGGTCCCTTTCATGTCTGTTTTAAGTGGGGACCACTCTATTAACCGGCGGCCCATGGACAGGATTATAATACCCCTTAAGCAAATGGGGACCTGCATATATGGCAGGGCTGACAATCATTTTGCCCCTTTGGTGATAATGGGAAAAGACAGGCTGGCCGGAGGGCACCTTAATATACCGGTAGCTAGTGCCCAGGTAAAATCCTGTTTGCTGTTAGCTGCCCTCAGCGCTGAAGGAGACACCAGGATAAGCCAGCCGGCAGTATCCCGGGACCACACGGAAAGGATGCTGGAATATTTTGGAGCAGATATCCAGTATGACGGTCAGCAATCAGAACTGAATCCCCGTAAAAAAATATTGGGCAGGGATTTGTTTATACCTGCAGATATTTCATCGGCGGCTTACTTCATAGTAGCCTGCCTCATATTAAAAGATTCACATATCCTGCTCAAAAATATAGGCATAAATGAAACCAGAAGCTATATTTTAAATATACTATCCAGCATGGGTGCAGATATTAGGGTTAAAAATAAAAGGATGGTCAACAATGAGCCTTTAGCTGACCTGGAAGTATTTTCCAGCCCCCTTAAAGCAGTAGAAATCCCTCCTGGCCAAATACCCAATATAATTGATGAAATTCCTGTTCTCTGTGCTGCAGCCGCCAAAGCTGAAGGCAAGACCATAATAAAAGGGGCAGGGGAGTTAAGGCATAAGGAAAGTGACCGTATTGCAGCCTTATACAGCCAATTCTTAAAGCTGGGGATAAATATTGCTCCCCAACCGGATGGCTTAATTATTGAAGGCAATCCTGGTTTACAGCCGAAATCAGCTCAGCTTTCCAGTTTTGGCGACCATCGCATTGCCATGGCCCAATCCGTGCTGGCCCTTTTGGCCTCGGGTCCAGTAACCATAAATGATGCTGATTGCGTAAGCACCTCTTTTCCTAATTTTTTTGAAATATTAAACAAACACACAAGGTGA